From one Streptomyces sp. N50 genomic stretch:
- a CDS encoding CGNR zinc finger domain-containing protein, which translates to MSDGDGVVDLVLVEQFLNTLDERSFSWHGERHTGNDELTSVQGLLAWLEAHGLAGSGQEPGPSDLAAARALRAGLRDALTSGTDDADSSDNSDGADRAKTARALAPFPLVLAPDADGGGLRLVADSGTPGLDTIVETVAASVAGGRWSRLKLCASPDCRWAFYDTSRNGGGRWCSMDACGNRNKTRAYRRRHAD; encoded by the coding sequence GTGAGTGATGGTGATGGCGTCGTAGATCTCGTCCTGGTCGAGCAGTTCCTCAACACGCTCGACGAAAGATCCTTCAGCTGGCACGGGGAGCGGCACACCGGCAACGATGAACTGACCTCCGTCCAGGGCCTGTTGGCGTGGCTGGAGGCGCATGGGCTGGCCGGCTCGGGGCAGGAACCGGGGCCGTCCGATCTGGCCGCCGCCCGCGCGCTCCGTGCCGGTCTGCGGGATGCCCTCACCAGCGGAACCGACGACGCCGACAGCTCGGACAACTCCGACGGTGCCGACCGCGCCAAGACCGCTCGGGCCCTCGCCCCTTTCCCCCTGGTCCTGGCTCCGGACGCGGACGGCGGCGGGCTGCGTCTCGTCGCCGACAGCGGTACGCCCGGCCTCGACACCATCGTGGAGACGGTCGCCGCGAGCGTCGCCGGTGGCCGCTGGAGTCGTCTGAAACTGTGCGCCTCGCCGGACTGCCGCTGGGCCTTCTACGACACCTCGCGCAACGGCGGCGGCCGCTGGTGCTCGATGGACGCCTGCGGGAACCGGAACAAGACCCGTGCCTACCGTCGCCGCCACGCGGACTGA
- the mshD gene encoding mycothiol synthase yields the protein MTSDDTARPAPGSRSIETYSALSPDQGEAVLALIGEAARTDGQPAVSEQGRLRIRGGERDGVSHLLLTLGEELVGYAQLEDTDPVEAPAAELVVHPSHRGHGHGRALGAALLAASGKRLRVWAHGGHAAARHLAQVLGLTMFRELRQLRRPLTDLELPDPVLAEGVSVRTFVPGVDDTAWLAVNAAAFAHHPEQGSLTQRDLDDRKSEAWFDPEGFFLAERAGELVGFHWTKVHEQEQLGEVYVVGVLPGVQGGGLGKALTTIGLRHLAARGLPTAMLYVDADNKAAVSVYERLGFTTYETDLMYRSES from the coding sequence ATGACCAGCGACGACACCGCACGGCCCGCGCCCGGCTCCCGTTCCATCGAGACCTACTCCGCGCTCTCCCCGGACCAGGGCGAGGCCGTCCTCGCGCTGATCGGCGAGGCCGCCAGGACCGACGGGCAGCCGGCGGTGTCCGAGCAGGGACGGTTGCGGATCCGGGGCGGCGAACGGGACGGCGTCTCGCATCTGCTGCTCACCCTGGGCGAAGAGCTGGTGGGCTACGCGCAGTTGGAGGACACGGACCCGGTGGAGGCACCGGCCGCCGAACTCGTCGTCCATCCCTCGCACCGGGGGCACGGTCACGGGCGAGCGCTCGGCGCCGCGCTGCTGGCCGCTTCGGGCAAGCGGCTGCGGGTGTGGGCGCACGGCGGTCACGCCGCCGCACGTCATCTCGCGCAGGTCCTCGGGCTCACGATGTTCCGTGAACTCCGGCAGCTGCGGCGGCCGTTGACCGACCTGGAGCTGCCGGATCCTGTGCTCGCGGAGGGGGTTTCCGTACGGACCTTCGTGCCCGGCGTCGACGACACGGCGTGGCTCGCCGTGAACGCGGCGGCGTTCGCCCATCACCCCGAGCAGGGGTCTCTCACCCAGCGGGACCTCGACGACCGCAAGTCCGAGGCGTGGTTCGACCCCGAGGGCTTCTTCCTGGCGGAACGGGCCGGTGAGCTGGTCGGCTTCCACTGGACCAAGGTCCACGAGCAGGAGCAGCTCGGTGAGGTCTACGTCGTCGGGGTATTGCCGGGTGTACAGGGCGGGGGGCTGGGCAAGGCGTTGACGACGATCGGCCTACGGCACCTTGCCGCGCGGGGGTTGCCCACGGCGATGTTGTACGTCGACGCGGACAACAAGGCGGCGGTGTCCGTGTATGAGCGGCTGGGGTTCACGACGTATGAGACGGACCTGATGTACCGCTCGGAGTCGTAA
- a CDS encoding bifunctional metallophosphatase/5'-nucleotidase — translation MPATTQPNRPRRRRTAALLAATVSLATAGALAAALPADAHGNPTGKGSGHGHNSKPSRYQDVQLLSFNDLHGNLEPPSGSSGRVTELQADGTTKTIDAGGVEYLATHLRNARKGKAYSITAAGGDMVGASPLISGLFHDEPTIEALNKLDLDVTSVGNHEFDEGAKELARLQNGGCHPTDGCYTDKKFKGADFPYLAANVLDEKTKKPILKPYWVWKKNGVKVGFIGVTLEGTPGIVSADGVKGLQFKDEVETINKYAKELQKQGVKSIVALIHEGGFPASASYNYDCDASGGGSGISGPIVDIAKNVTPAVDALVTGHTHNAYVCTIDDPSGKPRMVTSASSFGRLYTDTTLTYDRVTGDIARTAVKSANHVVTRDVPKAADLTSLIGKWNTLAAPIGNRAIGYISGDVNSTGTESPMGDLIADAQLAYGKKLDPETDLALMNPGGVRAGLTYKATGAEGDGVVTYAEGFTVQPFANTVNLQDFTGAQVIQALKEQVSGTNTAAPKVLQVSSGLTYTLDLTKTGADRVVTDSIKLNGSAIDPAATYRVATNSFLAGGGDGFTTLGQGTGDLVGTDDLTALADYLTANSSATAPLAPPAANRITIVQ, via the coding sequence ATGCCAGCCACGACCCAGCCGAACCGCCCGCGCAGACGCCGTACCGCCGCACTCCTCGCCGCCACCGTGAGCCTCGCCACGGCGGGCGCGCTGGCGGCCGCACTGCCCGCCGACGCCCACGGCAACCCGACCGGAAAGGGTAGCGGCCACGGGCACAACTCCAAGCCCAGCCGCTACCAGGACGTACAGCTCCTCTCCTTCAACGACCTGCACGGCAACCTGGAACCCCCGTCCGGTTCCTCCGGCCGGGTCACCGAACTCCAGGCGGACGGCACGACGAAGACGATCGACGCGGGCGGTGTGGAGTACCTCGCCACGCATCTGCGCAACGCCCGTAAGGGCAAGGCGTATTCGATCACCGCGGCCGGCGGCGACATGGTCGGCGCGTCCCCGCTGATCTCGGGCCTGTTCCACGACGAGCCGACGATCGAGGCGCTCAACAAGCTCGACCTGGACGTCACTTCGGTCGGCAACCACGAGTTCGACGAGGGCGCGAAGGAACTGGCCCGCCTCCAGAACGGCGGCTGCCACCCCACCGACGGCTGCTACACGGACAAGAAGTTCAAGGGCGCCGACTTCCCCTACCTCGCCGCCAACGTCCTCGACGAGAAGACCAAGAAGCCGATCCTGAAGCCCTATTGGGTGTGGAAGAAGAACGGCGTCAAGGTCGGCTTCATCGGCGTCACGCTGGAGGGCACCCCGGGCATCGTCTCCGCGGACGGCGTCAAGGGCCTCCAGTTCAAGGACGAGGTCGAGACGATCAACAAGTACGCCAAGGAGCTGCAGAAGCAGGGCGTCAAGTCGATCGTCGCGCTGATCCACGAGGGCGGCTTCCCGGCCTCCGCGTCCTACAACTACGACTGCGACGCGTCCGGCGGCGGCTCCGGCATCTCCGGCCCGATCGTCGACATCGCGAAGAACGTCACCCCGGCGGTCGACGCGCTCGTCACCGGCCACACCCACAACGCGTACGTCTGCACGATCGACGACCCAAGTGGCAAGCCCCGTATGGTCACTTCGGCCTCGTCGTTCGGCCGTCTCTACACCGACACGACGCTGACGTACGACCGCGTCACCGGCGACATCGCCCGTACGGCGGTCAAGTCGGCGAACCACGTCGTCACCCGTGACGTGCCCAAGGCCGCCGACCTGACCAGCCTGATCGGCAAGTGGAACACCCTCGCCGCCCCCATCGGCAACCGCGCGATCGGCTACATCTCCGGTGACGTCAACAGCACCGGCACCGAGTCCCCGATGGGCGACCTCATCGCCGACGCCCAACTCGCGTACGGCAAGAAGCTGGACCCGGAGACCGACCTCGCGCTGATGAACCCGGGCGGGGTGCGGGCGGGCCTGACCTACAAGGCGACCGGCGCCGAGGGCGACGGCGTGGTGACGTACGCCGAGGGCTTCACGGTGCAGCCGTTCGCCAACACGGTGAACCTGCAGGACTTCACGGGCGCCCAGGTGATCCAGGCGCTCAAGGAGCAGGTGAGCGGCACGAACACGGCGGCGCCGAAGGTGCTCCAGGTGTCGTCAGGGCTGACGTACACGCTGGACCTGACGAAGACGGGCGCGGACCGGGTGGTCACGGACTCGATCAAGCTCAACGGTTCCGCCATCGACCCGGCGGCCACGTACCGCGTCGCGACGAACAGCTTCCTCGCGGGCGGCGGTGACGGCTTCACGACGCTGGGGCAGGGCACCGGCGACCTCGTCGGCACGGACGACCTGACCGCGCTGGCGGACTACCTGACGGCGAACTCGTCGGCGACGGCCCCGCTGGCGCCCCCGGCGGCGAACCGGATCACGATCGTGCAGTAA
- a CDS encoding response regulator transcription factor — translation MAPKILLADDDEDVREGIGRLLRYEGYETVLAGDGRTALDLLGVSPCVPDGAAAPDLVLMDVTMPELDGLAATRRIRASGSTVPILMITGRDAVGDRIVALDNGADDYLSKPFAIEELLARVRALLRRSTQHAPAIDVSPELERLVFQDLVMDLRTRTVTRDGRPLDLTRTEFLLLEHLLRHPGAALTRSQIHRQVWGFDFEPASNTLDVYVMYLRRKLESRGEPRLIHTVRGLGYSLRAAPPA, via the coding sequence ATGGCGCCGAAGATTCTCCTGGCCGACGACGACGAAGACGTGCGGGAAGGGATCGGCAGGCTGCTCCGGTACGAGGGGTACGAGACCGTCCTCGCCGGGGACGGGCGTACCGCGCTCGATCTGCTCGGCGTATCCCCCTGTGTGCCGGACGGCGCCGCCGCGCCCGACCTCGTGCTGATGGACGTCACCATGCCCGAGCTGGACGGACTCGCCGCCACCCGGCGCATCCGGGCCTCCGGGTCCACCGTGCCGATCCTGATGATCACCGGGCGGGACGCGGTCGGCGACCGTATCGTCGCCCTCGACAACGGTGCCGATGACTACCTGAGCAAACCGTTCGCCATCGAGGAACTCCTCGCCCGCGTACGGGCGTTGCTGCGCCGCAGTACCCAACACGCCCCCGCGATCGACGTATCGCCCGAGCTCGAACGGCTCGTCTTCCAGGATCTCGTGATGGACCTGCGTACCCGTACCGTCACCCGTGACGGACGGCCGCTCGATCTCACGCGAACCGAATTCCTGTTGCTGGAGCACCTGTTGAGGCATCCGGGCGCCGCGCTCACCCGGTCCCAGATCCACCGGCAGGTGTGGGGCTTCGACTTCGAGCCCGCGTCCAACACCCTTGACGTGTACGTCATGTACCTGCGCCGGAAACTGGAGAGCCGCGGCGAACCGCGGCTCATCCACACCGTGCGGGGGCTCGGGTACAGCCTCCGGGCCGCTCCGCCTGCCTGA
- a CDS encoding ABC transporter ATP-binding protein, producing MREAREAFRRFWPLTRGDRKWLAVIIACVVVSALSETAAILLFADLTDNALKAGSLSDFWGPAAAWLGVAALGALVGYFGNSLATWTAERFVLRLRANVFRHVQDLPPHFFQKHRQGDLVERLTGDVEAIEQMVVSGVVGTISAAFSAVFYACAALYLRWDLALATFVLAPLFLLAARRFSGRIKQASQDERVADGAITSVVEESLGNVVLTQAYNRRRDEEKRLDVEARAWMKASVRGARLSEMYEQFVEVVETLCVLSVIGLGVWEISADRMTLGALLAFAAFIGYLYPPVRNLGQLGLTLTAATAGAARINEILDATPSVGDPREPVPAWPVHGWVSFHGVTFAYPGATRDSVSDVTFRADPGELVIITGESGAGKSTLSKLLTRFYDPSAGVICLDGVPLRDVPLEFLRENVALLPQQTLILNGTVRENIECGRPGATDEDIERAARSAAAHDFITALPEGYDTQLAPGTAALSGGQLQRIAIARAMLREAPVLVLDEPTAGLDSVAARQVIQPLRRLMSGRTTIMITHDLSLAPDADRILVVDGGRLVETGAHAELVSRGGVYARLAGPLPEMAITGTGRHRSEDTMILRPVPPQAPDETMILRLPKR from the coding sequence ATGAGGGAAGCCCGTGAGGCCTTCCGCCGTTTCTGGCCGCTGACCCGCGGTGACCGCAAGTGGCTCGCGGTGATCATCGCGTGCGTCGTCGTGTCGGCGCTCTCCGAGACCGCCGCGATCCTGCTGTTCGCGGACCTCACCGACAACGCCCTCAAGGCCGGTTCGCTGTCCGACTTCTGGGGCCCGGCCGCGGCCTGGCTCGGCGTCGCCGCACTCGGCGCGCTGGTCGGCTACTTCGGCAACTCCCTGGCCACCTGGACCGCCGAACGCTTCGTCCTGCGCCTGCGCGCGAACGTCTTCCGCCACGTCCAGGACCTACCGCCCCACTTCTTCCAGAAGCACCGCCAGGGCGACCTCGTCGAACGCCTCACCGGAGACGTCGAGGCCATCGAGCAGATGGTCGTGTCCGGGGTCGTAGGCACCATCTCGGCAGCTTTCTCAGCCGTGTTCTACGCCTGCGCTGCCCTGTACCTCCGCTGGGACCTGGCCCTCGCGACCTTCGTCCTCGCCCCCCTCTTCCTCCTCGCGGCCCGCCGTTTCTCGGGCCGCATCAAGCAGGCCTCGCAGGACGAACGAGTCGCGGACGGCGCGATCACCTCGGTCGTCGAGGAGTCCCTCGGCAACGTGGTCCTCACCCAGGCGTACAACCGCCGCCGGGACGAGGAGAAGCGCCTCGACGTCGAAGCCCGCGCATGGATGAAGGCATCGGTCCGCGGCGCCCGACTCAGCGAGATGTACGAGCAGTTCGTGGAGGTCGTGGAGACGCTCTGCGTCCTGTCGGTGATCGGCCTCGGCGTCTGGGAGATCTCCGCCGACCGCATGACCCTCGGCGCACTCCTCGCCTTCGCGGCCTTCATCGGCTACCTCTACCCCCCGGTCCGCAACCTCGGCCAGCTCGGCCTCACCCTCACCGCCGCCACGGCCGGCGCCGCCCGCATCAACGAGATCCTGGACGCCACCCCGTCCGTCGGCGACCCCCGCGAACCCGTCCCCGCCTGGCCCGTCCACGGCTGGGTCAGCTTCCACGGCGTGACCTTCGCCTACCCCGGCGCGACCCGCGACTCGGTCAGCGACGTCACCTTCAGGGCGGACCCGGGCGAGCTGGTGATCATCACGGGCGAGAGCGGCGCGGGCAAGTCCACCCTCTCCAAACTCCTCACCCGCTTCTACGACCCCTCGGCGGGCGTGATCTGCCTGGACGGCGTCCCCCTCCGCGACGTACCCCTCGAATTCCTGCGGGAGAACGTCGCGTTGCTCCCCCAGCAGACCCTCATCCTCAACGGCACGGTCCGCGAGAACATCGAGTGCGGCCGCCCCGGCGCGACGGACGAGGACATCGAACGGGCCGCGCGTTCGGCGGCGGCGCACGACTTCATCACCGCACTCCCCGAGGGCTACGACACTCAACTCGCCCCCGGCACGGCGGCGTTGTCCGGCGGTCAGCTCCAACGGATCGCGATCGCAAGGGCGATGCTCCGCGAGGCCCCGGTCCTGGTCCTGGACGAACCGACCGCCGGCCTCGACTCGGTGGCCGCCCGCCAGGTGATCCAGCCCCTGCGCCGCCTCATGTCCGGCCGTACGACCATCATGATCACCCACGACCTGAGCCTGGCCCCGGACGCGGACCGCATCCTGGTCGTCGACGGCGGACGTCTCGTCGAGACGGGCGCGCACGCGGAGCTGGTTTCAAGGGGCGGTGTGTACGCGCGACTCGCGGGTCCGCTCCCCGAGATGGCGATCACGGGAACGGGACGGCATCGTTCGGAGGACACGATGATCCTGCGCCCGGTCCCGCCGCAGGCACCGGACGAGACGATGATCCTGCGGTTGCCGAAGAGGTAG